A part of Prolixibacteraceae bacterium genomic DNA contains:
- a CDS encoding PorT family protein yields the protein MKGLFLTILISLGFSMNLIAQWNEVANLTTYDKKRIHFGFFLGTNFMDFGFSYYNKPSMNPSYVAPKPGDPAMNYDPNSFVAAEVSSLKPGFTVGIITSLRLYSWLDLRFLPGMSFGERTISYPFYDKGMDTSATGVVTGGTGATGSTTSTNKIYTPYSYISKSTYIDLPLLFKFKAQRAVNFRPYIVAGGSCRIDLETRDDDADLVKLKNLSYYADIGIGFDSFLQFFKFSGELRYSFGLNNVLGDIPTPSPENDFDPQYMYPLKSLRPQVVSLIFYFE from the coding sequence ATGAAAGGATTATTCCTGACCATATTGATAAGTTTGGGTTTTTCGATGAATCTGATTGCGCAATGGAATGAAGTTGCCAATCTTACAACATATGATAAGAAAAGAATTCATTTTGGTTTCTTCTTGGGGACCAACTTTATGGATTTTGGTTTTTCTTATTATAACAAGCCATCGATGAATCCAAGTTATGTAGCACCCAAACCAGGTGATCCTGCTATGAATTATGACCCTAATAGTTTTGTTGCAGCAGAGGTGTCATCATTGAAGCCTGGATTCACTGTGGGAATTATTACCTCTCTTAGACTATATTCATGGTTAGATCTTAGATTTCTGCCAGGTATGTCTTTTGGGGAAAGAACGATCTCTTACCCTTTCTATGATAAAGGAATGGATACCTCAGCTACAGGAGTTGTAACTGGAGGAACAGGTGCTACTGGTAGTACCACTTCTACGAATAAAATTTACACTCCCTATTCCTATATTTCAAAATCAACCTATATTGACTTACCCTTGCTATTTAAGTTTAAAGCACAAAGAGCTGTTAACTTTCGTCCGTATATTGTTGCAGGAGGGAGTTGTAGAATTGATTTAGAGACACGAGATGACGATGCAGACCTCGTTAAATTAAAGAATTTAAGTTATTATGCTGATATTGGAATTGGTTTTGATTCCTTTTTGCAATTCTTTAAGTTTTCGGGTGAGCTAAGATATAGTTTTGGATTAAATAATGTGCTTGGAGATATTCCAACGCCATCACCTGAAAATGATTTTGATCCTCAATATATGTATCCATTAAAATCACTTCGACCTCAAGTCGTCTCTTTGATATTCTACTTTGAGTAA